AGCTCGACCAAATCGCACCGAGACTGGCTGTCGCCAAAAATGCGACGAGCGTTTCTATGATGTTAGGCGCAAAGGCCGCGACGCGATCCCCTTTTTTAACACCAGACTGCTTCAGGTACGACGCAAACGCTCCAACCTGTTTTTTTAATTCACCATACGTCATGGTTGAGAGAGCGCGAATCTCGGATTGATGCCAAACTGCAACCGCTGACTCATCCTTTTGGTGAAAAACCTGATTCACATAATTTATCGTCGCTTCTGGATAAAATTGTGCGCCCGGCATTTCTTTTGACTGCAAACGAGGCGAAAGTGGCTTGCGGGACACCTGAATATCCGCAAAGTCAATCACAGTATCCCAAAACATCTCAATGGATTGAACGGACCATTCATGAAGTGAAGCATAATCTGAGAAGGACAGTGCGTGCGTTTGCTGCAACCAATGCATATATTGGGAGATCAGAGATTGATCTTTCTGGCTCTGGCTCGTTTCATACAACAATGTACCTTCTGTGACTCTTTCCATCCCTTGTCGCCCCCCGGCAATCCCAGACTCTCAAGTAAAATTGTAAAGCGTTTTCATCAGATTGCCAAGGGTATATTCAAATTCTGGTAAATTCTATAAGCCATTTATCGATTTTCAGATTCAATGCATAATCATATTCAAAATGATAATATTTTTAACTAACTTTGTATTGCATATTATACGTTTGTGGAATATAGTTCACTCATGAACATACACTATCTTGGATTAGGAGTGATTGATTTGGAAAAATTGGGGTACAAGATTCGTTTGCTGCGTCATAAGCGAGCACTTACACAACAAGAAATTGCTTATCGCACAGGTATCTCTACACCACATATTTCTTCTATTGAACGTGGCGAAAGGCAACCATCCCTCGAGTATGCGATCCGAATTGCGGAGGCACTCGGCGTTCCCGTAGGTTATTTTGCAGATGACGCTGAAGTTTCCACTCTGCCTGACGCAGAGAGTTATCAAGGCATTGTCGATATGCCCGGTTATTTACAGTCTTTTATAACACGTGAGAGTTCACAACCCTATCTCATCATGGCACATCGCGTCAGTCGACTCGACGAAGCTGATTACAACATGGTCTGTGCAATGATTGAGATTATGACCCAAAGAAAACGACTCAAGAATTTTACAGATATCGGCATGTAAAAAAGGCAAACCTGTTAGATAGATCAGGTTTGCCTGCAATCGCGCAAATAAACTACATTAACCCAATGTAGCCATGGTTCGTGTTCTTCTTGAAAACGTCACTAATTCTTGATAGCCTGTCTGCTTTGCAAACGCAATGGCCTGATTATAGTCAGCGCCAACATCCTCTGGTCTGTGGGCGTCTGAATTGATTAAAATAGGAACATTCACTTGAAAACACGCTTGCAGCAAGCCGGGTGCGGGATACAGTTTACCGACCGGCTTGCGCAATCCCGCTGTTGAAATCTCGACTACTGCATTATGTTTTGCAAATGTTTCTGCCAATCGCTTGTACCAGTCATTTAAAAAAGCAGGATCTTCGGGTTCGTGACCAAACACTTTAATAACATCCGCGTGTCCTACAAAATCAAATAACTCAGATTCGACCATCCGCGTTAAAATATCGAAATACGTGTTATAGGTTTCTTTCAGATCGCGATTTTCCCATTGCGACTTCATTTCAAGCAAGTCAAAGCCAAAATCGTCGAGCCAATGCACAGAACCAATCACATAGTCAAACGGATAGGATTGGATAAATGCAGCGAGTGCATCCTCTGTCCCAGGGATATAATCCAGTTCTAATCCAAATTTTACGTGATGTCCCGCTTTTCGGGCTGCCATTACCATTTCCATGTATTCATCTAAATCTTCCGTACGCCTCTCACGTGTCCAAGGATTGTCAAAAAGATGGGCCGTCTGCCGAAACCGATACCCGTGTTCTGAGACACCATACTCTTCAATGCCACGCATTTTCGCTACATCAAGAAATTTTTCAAGCCATGAAACCGTATAAGGCCCACGCTCTGTATGGGTATGATAATCTGTCAACATGCGAAACATACTCCCCACTCTTTTTGATTTGAATGCATTCTTGCAGTGCCAAAAGGTTATGAGTGCATCATACGATGATGCTCAATTTTAATGCAACGATCAGAGATGATTTCAACGCCGTGTTCACGCGCATCCTTTTCTGCTTCTTGATGCGTGACCCCCAGTTGTAGCCATATTCGCTTCACGCCTAATGCAATGGCTTCATGCACAATCTCAGGGACCGCATCTGAGCGGCGAAACACATCCACCAGGTCGATTTTCCCTGGAATATCTTTTAATGACGCGTATGCTTTGCGAGAAAGCACCGAAGAGACGGCAGGATTAACAGGAATGACCTCATACCCTTGATCCAACAAATAGGATGCTACGTGATAGCTGTCACGGTTTGGGTTATCAGAAAGCCCCACCACTGCGATGGTCCGGATTTCTGCAAAATAGGCTCTCCAATTTATTTCATCCACCTTAGCGCCTCCCTTACCACTGAAACTTTACACCGTACTTGCCGCGTTTGGTTTTATACACGTACACATAGCGCGGCATCCGTTTGACATGCTGAAACCCTTCTTCACGTATTCGCGTTGCAAGGCACCCTGCTTGAAACTCAGAGGTGTAGAGTTTTCCCGTATAGATCCAAGACACTGCATCACCCCCTGCGATTCGTTTTGCGCTACGTTTCATCAGATTCATTTTGACACCGCGATAAACTGAGTGGCATCATGATTGCAAAAGTCGTGCCAATTCCCAAATGGCTTTCGACGCCGATTTCACCACCGTGAGCGCGAATGAGATTTTGAGTAATCGCAAGACCCAGACCAGTTCCTCCCCGTGAACGTGTGCGCGCTTTGTCAGCTTTATAAAAGCGTTCAAAGACAAAGGGGACGTCTTCTTGCGGAATGCCTTCGCCAGTATCACGCACGCGGATGATGAGGTGTGTTTCATTCTTGGTGACTTGAATTGTCACGCCACCCTCTTTTGTATGGCGAAGTGCGTTATCAACTAGATTAGTCAAAATTTGCTCGATGCGATCCGCATCTGCACATAAAAAAATCGAATTCAACTCTGTTTCAAGTTTGAGCGTCAATCCTCGTTCTGCATAAAGGCTGAAATACTTGCGGGCAACCCTGCGCATTACGACAAGCAAGTCCATTCTTTCAAAACGCATTGAAAAATTTCCTGACTCCAATTGTGCCAAGTCAAGAAGTTCATTTACCAAACGCCGCATGCGAAGCGACTCTTCGTAGATGATTTGAGTGATCTCTTTGCGCTGTTCTGGATCATCCCCAAAATCGTCAAGGAGTGCTTCTGTATACCCTTGAAAAAGAGCGAGAGGCGTTCTCAGTTCATGAGAAACATTTGCGATAAAATCCTTGCGGAGTCGATCGAGTCGTCGCTCTTCGGTGACATCGCGCAGTACGGTCACAGTACCTCGCAAAACTGTCGGGCGATCTGACTGATAGAGCGGTGTCATACTACCAATAAAATGTCTGCCGTGCCAAAAAAATTCACGCGTCATACGGGACCGCGAATCAAGCGTATCGCGCTGCATTTGAATCAACTCTTCAGGCAATGCAAATGGGCGCTCCTCTGCAGAGAGTGAACGAAGGTTCCTGAGCCACTGTTCTGCAGAAGGATTCAAGAGTGTCAATCGTCCACTTACATCCGCAGCCACCACGGCGTCAGTCATGGCGCCAAGGATACCTCCGATTTCTTCCTTCTCCTCTGTCAGAGCGCGAACGGTTCGTTCTAATTCACCAGCCACATGATTGAATGTATAACCTAGTCTACCCACTTCATCCTGCGTCACAACGCGTACACGTGTGTCAAATTTCCCACGCGCCATTTCTTCGGCCGCATCAATCATCTCAATGAGAGGGCGAGACAAATTTTTCGATACGACAAACGCCAATCCAGTCGTGAGGATCGTGCCTAGAATCACCGCAAATGTGATCAGGTTTGAAATGACCTTTGAGGGGTCATCCTTTGGATCCATCATTTCCGTGATGACGAGAAACGCTTCCAAACCATGCTGCTCATTATGGATTGGCATCACAGCGTAAACCACTGTATTGGGAGACGCGTGCGGCAATAATGTAGGAACACCTGATGCAACATAAGGGTGTCCACTCAGTAAATGTTCTCGCTCAGTTGGCGTCAGGGCATCTAAAAATGTTCGAGAGCGCGCACTTTTTTGAGGTGGTGGAACGAGATCGTACTGTCCGTGCAGCGCTGTCATGATGTGCGATCCAATTTCATAAGCAAGTGTTTGATTGGGTTCGCGCTTTAACAGTTCACTGATCACCATGGCCTGACTCGTCAAATCACGACGTTGCATCATCACGACGTAGGAACTCAGAAATTGCTCTAAATACAAAGAAAGTATGGCTAGAACCATCAAAACAAGTACAATGATGGTTAACCATAACTTTAAAACCACACTGCGACGGATCACTACTCTGACACCTCAAATTTATAGCCTACACCCCACACGGTATGAATGTGCTGAGGCACTCGTTCTGACGCCCGACCCAGTTTTTCGCGAAGTCGTTTGACATGGGTATCGACCGTTCGCTGATCGCCAAAAAACTGGTA
This genomic interval from Ferroacidibacillus organovorans contains the following:
- a CDS encoding sensor histidine kinase, whose protein sequence is MVLAILSLYLEQFLSSYVVMMQRRDLTSQAMVISELLKREPNQTLAYEIGSHIMTALHGQYDLVPPPQKSARSRTFLDALTPTEREHLLSGHPYVASGVPTLLPHASPNTVVYAVMPIHNEQHGLEAFLVITEMMDPKDDPSKVISNLITFAVILGTILTTGLAFVVSKNLSRPLIEMIDAAEEMARGKFDTRVRVVTQDEVGRLGYTFNHVAGELERTVRALTEEKEEIGGILGAMTDAVVAADVSGRLTLLNPSAEQWLRNLRSLSAEERPFALPEELIQMQRDTLDSRSRMTREFFWHGRHFIGSMTPLYQSDRPTVLRGTVTVLRDVTEERRLDRLRKDFIANVSHELRTPLALFQGYTEALLDDFGDDPEQRKEITQIIYEESLRMRRLVNELLDLAQLESGNFSMRFERMDLLVVMRRVARKYFSLYAERGLTLKLETELNSIFLCADADRIEQILTNLVDNALRHTKEGGVTIQVTKNETHLIIRVRDTGEGIPQEDVPFVFERFYKADKARTRSRGGTGLGLAITQNLIRAHGGEIGVESHLGIGTTFAIMMPLSLSRCQNESDET
- a CDS encoding histidinol-phosphatase; this translates as MLTDYHTHTERGPYTVSWLEKFLDVAKMRGIEEYGVSEHGYRFRQTAHLFDNPWTRERRTEDLDEYMEMVMAARKAGHHVKFGLELDYIPGTEDALAAFIQSYPFDYVIGSVHWLDDFGFDLLEMKSQWENRDLKETYNTYFDILTRMVESELFDFVGHADVIKVFGHEPEDPAFLNDWYKRLAETFAKHNAVVEISTAGLRKPVGKLYPAPGLLQACFQVNVPILINSDAHRPEDVGADYNQAIAFAKQTGYQELVTFSRRTRTMATLG
- a CDS encoding CoA-binding protein: MDEINWRAYFAEIRTIAVVGLSDNPNRDSYHVASYLLDQGYEVIPVNPAVSSVLSRKAYASLKDIPGKIDLVDVFRRSDAVPEIVHEAIALGVKRIWLQLGVTHQEAEKDAREHGVEIISDRCIKIEHHRMMHS
- a CDS encoding helix-turn-helix domain-containing protein → MEKLGYKIRLLRHKRALTQQEIAYRTGISTPHISSIERGERQPSLEYAIRIAEALGVPVGYFADDAEVSTLPDAESYQGIVDMPGYLQSFITRESSQPYLIMAHRVSRLDEADYNMVCAMIEIMTQRKRLKNFTDIGM